In Niallia sp. FSL W8-0635, one genomic interval encodes:
- a CDS encoding lactonase family protein, giving the protein MTKFTGYIGTYTKKTSKGIYSFVLDTDEKKITDVSLAAEIENPTYLTITNDNQQLFAVGKEGSTGGVSAYSISNDGSLSLINSAYSEGASPCHVSVDADKTIVLSANYHKGTAESYPLNSADGSLGNVASIIEHSGTGPNTARQEKPHMHFAGFTPNDQYAVSIDLGTDRVDTYKLVDSKLEEVSSLSVKPGSGPRHIAFHPNGKFAYVMTELSNEVIALSFNSETGAFEELQYISTLPIDFTENSQGSAIHLSSDGNFVYAGNRGHNSISLFQVNSETGQLTFIERTSTEGNWPRDFILDPTEQFLLASNEQSDTLTLFERDTVTGKLTLLQSEIEAPEPVCVKFLNN; this is encoded by the coding sequence ATGACAAAATTCACTGGCTACATTGGCACATATACAAAGAAAACTAGTAAAGGTATCTATTCATTCGTACTAGATACAGATGAGAAAAAAATTACAGATGTTTCTCTTGCGGCTGAAATTGAAAACCCTACCTATTTAACAATTACGAACGATAATCAACAGTTATTTGCAGTTGGCAAAGAAGGTTCTACAGGTGGAGTTTCTGCTTATTCTATTAGCAATGATGGAAGTCTTTCTCTAATTAACAGCGCATATTCTGAGGGAGCATCCCCTTGCCATGTAAGTGTAGATGCCGATAAAACCATCGTTCTTTCTGCAAATTATCACAAAGGGACTGCCGAATCCTATCCATTAAATTCAGCAGATGGATCATTAGGCAATGTTGCTTCTATTATCGAGCATTCTGGTACAGGCCCAAATACTGCACGCCAGGAAAAACCGCATATGCATTTCGCTGGTTTTACTCCAAATGATCAATATGCAGTCTCTATTGATTTAGGTACAGACCGCGTAGATACTTACAAGCTAGTTGATAGTAAGCTAGAGGAAGTTAGCAGCTTATCTGTTAAACCTGGAAGTGGTCCAAGACATATTGCCTTCCATCCTAATGGAAAATTTGCTTATGTTATGACAGAATTAAGCAATGAAGTAATTGCTTTATCTTTTAACTCTGAAACAGGTGCATTTGAAGAATTACAGTACATCTCGACTCTACCAATTGATTTCACAGAAAATAGCCAAGGAAGCGCGATTCATCTTTCTTCTGACGGAAATTTTGTTTATGCAGGTAACCGCGGACATAATTCCATTTCTCTTTTCCAAGTTAATAGTGAAACGGGTCAATTAACATTTATCGAAAGAACTTCTACAGAAGGAAACTGGCCAAGAGATTTTATTTTAGATCCAACCGAACAATTCCTTCTTGCATCAAATGAACAATCAGATACACTTACATTATTTGAGAGAGATACCGTTACTGGAAAACTGACTTTATTGCAATCAGAAATAGAGGCACCAGAACCAGTTTGTGTTAAGTTTTTAAATAATTAA
- a CDS encoding YfhE family protein: protein MDGKKKQKTKQTLSSMQAVTYQHEFKMADRAASRKDTK, encoded by the coding sequence ATGGATGGAAAGAAAAAACAAAAGACAAAACAAACACTATCTAGTATGCAAGCAGTAACCTATCAACATGAATTTAAGATGGCGGATCGTGCTGCTAGTAGAAAAGATACGAAATAA
- a CDS encoding branched-chain amino acid ABC transporter substrate-binding protein — protein sequence MLSKKVLSLAMTATLALGFMSGCASNANTDGEESGDKKVIKIVTQSPLSGGSATLGEAIKLGAQLAIDQQKDKFAELGFELKLDAQDDQGDPKKGVANANLVVADQSVLGVVGHLNSGVSIPASEVYEKNNLVSVSPASTATDYTDRGLKTVSRVVARDDFQGPAGAQYAVETLGAKKIFVVQDKTAYGSGLADAFRAAAEELGAEIVGYEGITVGEKDFNGVLNQVASKKPDLIYFGGLYAEGGILVKQAREKGLDIPFMGGDGLDSSTFVEIAGEAVKNTFITSVAGDTTLSEEGAKFAEDYKTAFGKSIESYSAYAYDSAAVLLAGIEKAIKDNDNKLPSREDVTKAVRETQDYKGVVTEVGFDDKGDNKFAKIFIYKFDEATYPATLDGEISQ from the coding sequence ATGTTATCCAAAAAAGTACTTTCTTTAGCTATGACAGCAACTTTGGCACTAGGATTTATGAGTGGCTGTGCTTCAAATGCAAACACTGATGGAGAAGAATCCGGAGACAAAAAAGTAATTAAAATTGTTACACAATCCCCACTTTCTGGAGGTAGTGCAACCTTAGGAGAAGCGATTAAATTAGGTGCACAACTAGCAATTGATCAACAGAAGGATAAGTTTGCTGAATTAGGATTTGAACTTAAATTAGACGCGCAAGATGATCAGGGAGATCCGAAAAAAGGGGTTGCGAACGCTAACTTAGTTGTTGCTGACCAATCCGTATTAGGTGTTGTGGGACATTTAAACTCAGGTGTTTCTATCCCAGCATCTGAAGTATATGAGAAAAATAATCTAGTAAGTGTATCTCCAGCAAGTACGGCAACAGATTATACAGATCGTGGTTTAAAAACAGTTAGCCGTGTGGTTGCACGTGATGACTTCCAAGGACCAGCAGGAGCTCAATATGCAGTAGAAACATTAGGAGCAAAGAAAATTTTTGTTGTCCAAGATAAAACTGCATATGGCTCTGGTCTAGCAGATGCATTTAGAGCTGCTGCAGAAGAGCTAGGGGCAGAAATTGTTGGATATGAAGGAATTACGGTAGGGGAAAAAGACTTCAATGGTGTTTTAAACCAAGTAGCTTCTAAAAAGCCGGATCTAATTTATTTTGGTGGTCTTTATGCGGAAGGCGGAATTCTTGTTAAACAAGCTCGTGAAAAAGGACTGGATATCCCATTCATGGGTGGAGATGGATTAGACTCTTCGACTTTCGTTGAAATTGCTGGTGAGGCGGTTAAAAATACATTTATTACTTCCGTTGCTGGAGACACAACGCTATCAGAGGAAGGAGCTAAATTCGCTGAAGACTATAAAACAGCTTTTGGCAAAAGCATTGAATCCTATTCGGCATATGCATACGATTCAGCTGCCGTATTGCTAGCGGGTATTGAAAAAGCAATCAAAGATAATGATAATAAATTGCCATCACGCGAAGACGTAACAAAAGCTGTACGCGAAACACAAGACTACAAAGGGGTAGTAACAGAAGTTGGATTTGACGATAAAGGTGATAACAAATTTGCGAAAATCTTTATCTACAAATTTGACGAAGCAACATACCCAGCTACATTAGATGGAGAAATCAGCCAATAA
- a CDS encoding metal-dependent hydrolase produces the protein MDTGTHIVMGIALGGLATLDPVVASSPVTATSVMIATIVGSQIPDIDTVLKLRNNAVYIRNHRGVTHSIPAVILWPILLTAVIYPFFSEANLLHLWLWTFLAVFLHVFVDIFNAYGTQALRPFTNKWVALGIINTFDPIIFSLHIVAILFWAFGTNPGYTFLTLFIVLIGYYLLRIFTQLQVKANVKKMIPDATEIILSPTMRYNHWRIAVMTEDSFYVGRSHQHEIEIYDKFHRIPVPNTPVLAAAQKDKNLAAFLSFSPVFRWEVLELEDQYQVRFIDLRYRSNGHYPFVAVVHLDLNINIITSYTGWIFSEDKLKKKLDILTN, from the coding sequence TTGGATACAGGAACACATATCGTCATGGGGATTGCACTTGGTGGGTTAGCTACATTAGACCCCGTTGTAGCTTCCAGTCCAGTAACAGCTACAAGTGTTATGATTGCCACAATAGTCGGCTCTCAAATACCAGATATCGATACGGTTTTAAAATTAAGAAACAATGCCGTTTATATACGAAATCATCGGGGAGTAACACACTCCATTCCCGCGGTCATTTTATGGCCCATACTTCTTACAGCGGTCATTTATCCGTTTTTCTCAGAAGCAAATTTATTGCATCTATGGCTTTGGACCTTTTTAGCGGTCTTCCTACATGTTTTTGTAGATATTTTTAATGCTTATGGTACACAGGCCCTGCGCCCGTTTACAAACAAATGGGTTGCCTTAGGAATTATCAATACATTTGATCCAATTATTTTCTCCCTGCATATTGTAGCTATTTTATTTTGGGCATTTGGCACAAATCCAGGATATACCTTTTTAACACTGTTTATTGTTCTGATAGGTTATTATCTGCTTCGGATTTTCACACAGCTGCAGGTAAAAGCAAATGTGAAAAAGATGATTCCGGATGCGACGGAAATCATTTTATCACCAACAATGAGGTATAACCATTGGCGAATTGCTGTGATGACAGAGGATTCCTTCTACGTGGGTCGATCTCATCAGCATGAAATTGAAATTTACGATAAATTTCATCGCATTCCTGTTCCAAATACACCTGTTCTTGCAGCAGCACAAAAAGATAAGAATCTAGCTGCATTCCTATCCTTCTCTCCCGTTTTTCGCTGGGAGGTCTTGGAGCTGGAGGATCAATATCAGGTCCGCTTCATCGATTTACGTTATCGCAGTAATGGACATTATCCCTTTGTCGCTGTCGTTCATCTCGATTTAAACATAAATATCATTACCTCATACACAGGTTGGATTTTTAGTGAAGATAAGCTTAAGAAGAAACTCGATATATTAACGAATTAG
- the recX gene encoding recombination regulator RecX encodes MIISKITRQKELNDRYNIFTMKQGKDVYAFSVDETVLIKYQLRKGMVLDSLLLNEIQYTDEIRKGYHMAVRYLSKVKRTDMEVRKHLSSKMENVSFITEVMAKLKEMKFIDDEDYAFSYVRTQRNTTTKGPEAIKRELKEKGVQMDLIERAMEEFAYEDQLQAARKITVKFLAEKKKDSQKILLQKLEQTLVRKGYTSAIIQEVKRMPEILEMDSDELDTIRIHGEKARRKFAKATGYEFKQKMKQFLYRKGFSMDLIEQYLDEIDNEM; translated from the coding sequence ATGATTATTAGTAAAATTACAAGACAAAAGGAATTAAACGATCGTTATAATATATTTACAATGAAGCAAGGCAAAGATGTTTATGCCTTTAGTGTAGATGAAACGGTATTAATTAAGTACCAATTGCGAAAAGGGATGGTGTTAGACTCACTCTTATTAAATGAAATCCAATATACGGATGAAATAAGAAAAGGCTACCATATGGCAGTTAGATATTTATCTAAAGTGAAGAGGACTGACATGGAAGTAAGAAAGCATCTCTCCTCCAAAATGGAAAACGTCTCATTTATAACAGAAGTAATGGCGAAATTAAAGGAAATGAAGTTTATTGATGATGAGGACTATGCTTTTTCCTATGTTCGCACACAGCGGAATACGACGACAAAAGGACCTGAAGCGATTAAAAGAGAGCTGAAAGAAAAAGGAGTTCAGATGGATTTAATCGAGCGTGCAATGGAAGAGTTTGCATATGAAGATCAACTGCAGGCTGCCCGGAAAATTACGGTGAAATTTTTAGCAGAAAAGAAAAAGGATTCTCAAAAAATTCTATTGCAAAAGCTAGAACAAACGCTTGTTAGAAAGGGATATACCTCTGCTATCATTCAAGAAGTTAAAAGGATGCCAGAGATTCTTGAAATGGATAGCGATGAATTAGATACCATCCGTATACATGGAGAGAAGGCAAGACGGAAATTCGCGAAAGCTACTGGCTATGAATTCAAGCAAAAAATGAAACAATTTTTATATCGGAAAGGATTCTCGATGGACCTTATCGAACAGTATTTAGATGAAATCGACAATGAAATGTAA
- a CDS encoding ABC transporter ATP-binding protein: protein MEKILELTGIEAWYGGIQALKGISLHVDKGEIVTLIGSNGAGKSTTLKSISGQVPIKKGSILYNGKDIANLAAHKTAVLGISQVPEGRRIFPKLSVRENLLIGAFAVKDKQLIETRMEKVFEYFPRLKERVEQKGGTMSGGEQQMLAIGRALMMQPEVLMLDEPSMGLAPIIVEQIFEIIKELNKQGMTILLVEQNAFQALQIASRGYVIQTGEIVLEGTGEELITNKQVQEAYLA from the coding sequence GTGGAAAAGATACTAGAATTAACAGGAATTGAAGCTTGGTACGGCGGAATTCAAGCTTTAAAAGGAATTAGCTTACATGTGGATAAAGGAGAGATTGTTACACTAATAGGAAGTAATGGTGCTGGAAAGTCCACTACCCTTAAATCAATTAGTGGGCAGGTTCCGATCAAAAAGGGCAGCATTCTTTATAATGGAAAGGATATTGCTAATTTAGCTGCACACAAAACTGCTGTTTTGGGAATTTCACAGGTGCCAGAGGGAAGAAGAATTTTTCCAAAACTATCAGTACGAGAGAATCTATTAATTGGAGCGTTTGCTGTAAAGGACAAACAATTAATCGAAACAAGAATGGAAAAAGTATTTGAATATTTTCCTAGACTAAAAGAAAGAGTCGAACAAAAAGGCGGAACGATGAGTGGAGGAGAGCAGCAAATGCTGGCCATTGGGCGCGCCCTTATGATGCAGCCAGAGGTGCTTATGCTAGATGAACCATCAATGGGGCTTGCTCCTATTATCGTAGAGCAAATCTTTGAAATTATAAAAGAGCTTAATAAGCAAGGAATGACCATTTTATTAGTAGAACAAAATGCTTTTCAAGCCTTGCAAATTGCAAGTAGAGGGTATGTTATCCAAACGGGAGAAATTGTGCTAGAAGGAACGGGAGAAGAGCTTATTACGAATAAACAAGTACAGGAAGCATATTTAGCTTAA
- a CDS encoding YfhJ family protein, translating into MHEAQKKLVERLLELNSFISVGQAQTWVELLWEDFEATYAKAGRKYQGEEVTEKVVSQWIENYGEKLHEFVAENPKYKEFLTDDKKKLH; encoded by the coding sequence ATGCATGAAGCACAGAAAAAGTTAGTCGAACGGCTACTAGAGCTTAATTCTTTTATTTCGGTAGGGCAAGCGCAAACGTGGGTTGAATTATTATGGGAAGATTTTGAAGCAACATACGCAAAGGCTGGTCGGAAATATCAAGGGGAAGAAGTAACCGAAAAAGTTGTCAGTCAATGGATTGAAAACTATGGGGAAAAGCTTCATGAATTTGTGGCAGAAAATCCGAAATATAAAGAATTTCTTACAGATGATAAAAAGAAATTGCATTAA
- a CDS encoding YfhH family protein: MLTKRYSMMTEHELRMEISTLNDQAKKAEQLGIVNEYAVLERKAVLAKSYLLNPKDFKANEVYEIEGDPGVLFQIEYMNGVFAWGKRKIAGSQEEGIPIALLKKKD, from the coding sequence ATGCTGACAAAAAGATATAGCATGATGACAGAACATGAACTCCGTATGGAAATATCCACTTTAAATGATCAAGCGAAAAAAGCGGAACAGCTTGGAATAGTTAATGAATATGCTGTTTTGGAAAGAAAAGCTGTTCTCGCAAAATCCTATTTATTAAATCCAAAAGATTTTAAAGCAAATGAAGTGTATGAAATAGAAGGCGATCCAGGAGTTCTTTTTCAAATTGAATACATGAATGGTGTATTTGCCTGGGGAAAACGAAAAATAGCAGGAAGCCAAGAAGAAGGCATTCCAATTGCGCTATTGAAAAAGAAGGATTGA
- a CDS encoding small, acid-soluble spore protein K, protein MGNVDNTNDVKLEGEPRAKAEFASKRANGTINTHPQERMHASSHRRPKK, encoded by the coding sequence ATGGGAAATGTAGATAATACAAATGATGTTAAGCTTGAAGGGGAACCGAGAGCTAAAGCGGAATTCGCTTCTAAAAGAGCAAATGGTACAATCAATACACATCCTCAAGAGAGAATGCATGCTTCCTCTCATCGCAGACCGAAAAAATAA
- a CDS encoding ABC transporter ATP-binding protein, whose translation MNILEVKGLTKTFGGLVANANIDMAVEKNSITAVIGPNGAGKTTFFNMITGVYKPSSGEILLEGKSIAGFKPHAVARKGISRTFQNIRLFSDITVLENVMVGMHNHIRGSLIGTLLQLPKARHEEEDAMKEAYRILEYVGLADLLNEAAGNLSYGAQRRLEIARALATKPSVLLLDEPAAGMNPKETSLLTNLIQDMCKKYDLTIILIEHDMKLVMEISNHIIVLDHGEKIAEGGPEEIRSNPKVIEAYLGKGAVSLA comes from the coding sequence GTGAATATACTCGAGGTGAAGGGATTAACAAAAACATTTGGCGGTCTTGTAGCGAATGCCAATATTGATATGGCTGTCGAAAAGAATTCAATAACAGCTGTAATTGGCCCGAATGGTGCTGGGAAAACTACTTTTTTTAATATGATTACAGGTGTGTATAAACCTTCGTCAGGAGAAATCTTGCTAGAAGGAAAGTCGATTGCTGGATTTAAGCCTCATGCAGTGGCAAGGAAAGGGATATCTAGAACATTTCAGAATATCCGCCTTTTCAGTGATATTACAGTATTGGAAAATGTTATGGTTGGTATGCATAACCATATAAGAGGAAGCTTGATTGGAACACTGCTTCAATTGCCAAAGGCTAGACATGAAGAAGAGGATGCAATGAAAGAGGCATATCGGATATTAGAATATGTTGGGCTTGCTGATCTATTAAATGAAGCAGCTGGGAATTTGTCCTATGGGGCACAACGAAGACTAGAAATTGCCCGCGCTTTAGCAACAAAGCCTAGCGTTTTATTATTAGATGAGCCTGCTGCTGGTATGAACCCGAAAGAAACGAGTCTATTAACAAATTTAATTCAAGATATGTGTAAAAAATATGATTTAACAATTATTTTAATTGAACATGATATGAAACTAGTAATGGAAATTTCCAATCATATCATCGTATTAGATCATGGAGAGAAAATTGCAGAAGGTGGTCCTGAAGAGATTCGTTCCAATCCTAAAGTAATTGAAGCATATTTAGGAAAAGGAGCGGTATCACTTGCTTAA
- a CDS encoding ATP-grasp domain-containing protein — protein sequence MKKRIWFNQWFTTVAHFIDMIRYNSDGIEFEVYGTSNNENALYLSYCDAAFKEPIVTGEDYLQFCLAFCRKHSIDIFVPRKENVLIAKHLKEFNELGVQVLVCPDARLMEDLDDKEATYQLIERHSLLKEYVTIPDYFIVTNAEAFKEAYYHLKEKGHTVCFKPVIGEGGNGFRIIQDRLATIEELFYNGISHKITFDHAFETLKQQSEFPPLMVLEYLDGPEYSIDCLAYDGELMAAIPRKKGKGRVRELEQNQELITLAEKINQVLKIPFVYNIQVKYKEGKPKLLEINPRMSGGLHYSCLAGINMPYRAVKLLLMGNKAIEHIEPHFGIKSSYLEKEVILKDITEKISQERAFLS from the coding sequence ATGAAAAAAAGAATTTGGTTTAACCAATGGTTCACAACAGTTGCGCACTTTATTGATATGATTCGCTATAATTCAGATGGGATTGAATTTGAAGTATACGGAACTTCTAACAATGAAAATGCCCTTTATTTAAGCTATTGTGATGCTGCATTTAAAGAACCAATTGTTACTGGAGAGGATTATCTTCAATTTTGTTTAGCATTTTGCCGTAAACATTCGATTGATATATTTGTTCCACGGAAAGAAAACGTCCTTATTGCCAAGCACTTAAAAGAGTTTAATGAATTAGGCGTTCAGGTACTTGTTTGCCCAGATGCTCGTTTGATGGAAGATCTTGATGATAAAGAAGCTACCTATCAATTAATAGAAAGGCATTCTCTCTTAAAGGAATATGTTACTATCCCTGATTACTTTATCGTAACAAATGCAGAAGCATTTAAAGAAGCTTATTACCATTTAAAGGAGAAAGGGCATACGGTATGCTTTAAGCCTGTAATTGGGGAGGGGGGAAATGGTTTTCGAATCATACAAGATCGCTTAGCTACCATCGAGGAACTATTTTATAATGGTATTTCCCATAAAATCACATTTGATCACGCATTCGAGACATTAAAACAGCAATCAGAGTTTCCCCCCTTAATGGTGTTGGAATACTTGGATGGACCGGAATATAGTATTGATTGCTTAGCATATGATGGAGAGTTAATGGCTGCAATTCCTAGGAAAAAGGGAAAAGGAAGAGTAAGGGAATTAGAACAGAATCAAGAATTAATCACATTAGCGGAAAAAATAAATCAAGTATTAAAGATTCCATTTGTTTATAATATTCAAGTTAAATATAAAGAGGGCAAGCCCAAATTATTAGAGATTAATCCAAGAATGTCTGGAGGGCTACATTATAGCTGCCTTGCTGGAATTAATATGCCATATCGAGCAGTTAAGCTGTTGTTAATGGGCAATAAAGCGATAGAACATATTGAGCCACACTTTGGAATTAAATCAAGCTATCTGGAAAAAGAAGTAATATTAAAGGATATTACCGAAAAGATTTCGCAGGAAAGAGCGTTTCTTTCATAG
- a CDS encoding branched-chain amino acid ABC transporter permease: MLTEILQTLPQVLIDGLTLGAVYAVIALGYTMVYGILELINFAHGEIFMTGAFIGTGILIVLTSLGWTSMLPAVVSLIIMLLITSLITGFLGMGIERVAYRPLRKAPKLIALISAIGISFLLQDIVRFITELFKGNYILTSPSLFSEKISIGSIFGSHAASFKSSFLVVIIVAVILMVGLDFFVNKTKWGMAMRAVAQDRDTASLMSINVNKVISVTFFVGSALGGATGVLFAVQYGTIDPYIGFILGLKAFTAAVLGGIGNIRGAMLGGILIGLIEMFTAANLSIITGGIMGAEYKDVVAFAILIIVLIFKPEGLFGKAVAEKV; encoded by the coding sequence ATGCTAACAGAAATCTTACAAACATTACCGCAAGTTTTAATTGATGGATTAACATTAGGGGCCGTATATGCTGTTATTGCATTAGGATACACAATGGTTTATGGAATCTTAGAATTAATAAACTTTGCTCATGGAGAAATATTTATGACCGGAGCATTCATTGGCACAGGTATCTTAATAGTTTTAACAAGCCTAGGTTGGACATCCATGTTACCTGCGGTTGTATCATTAATAATTATGCTCCTAATTACTAGTCTAATCACAGGATTTTTAGGAATGGGAATTGAGAGAGTTGCTTACCGGCCACTTCGTAAGGCGCCAAAGCTAATCGCTCTAATATCAGCAATTGGTATCTCCTTTTTATTACAGGATATCGTTCGTTTTATCACAGAATTATTCAAAGGAAATTACATTTTAACATCACCAAGTCTGTTCTCCGAAAAGATTAGCATCGGCTCTATTTTCGGTTCCCATGCAGCAAGCTTTAAAAGCTCCTTTCTCGTTGTTATCATAGTCGCCGTTATTTTAATGGTTGGTTTAGACTTTTTCGTTAATAAAACAAAATGGGGCATGGCAATGAGAGCTGTTGCTCAAGACAGAGATACCGCCTCGTTAATGTCGATTAATGTGAACAAAGTAATTTCTGTGACCTTCTTTGTAGGATCTGCCTTAGGAGGCGCAACAGGAGTATTATTTGCAGTTCAGTATGGAACAATCGATCCTTATATAGGATTTATATTAGGACTTAAAGCTTTTACAGCAGCGGTACTAGGGGGAATTGGCAATATTCGTGGTGCGATGCTTGGTGGTATATTGATAGGATTAATTGAAATGTTTACTGCTGCCAATCTTTCCATCATTACAGGTGGCATTATGGGGGCAGAATATAAAGATGTTGTTGCATTTGCCATATTGATTATCGTCCTTATTTTTAAACCAGAAGGCTTATTTGGCAAAGCCGTAGCTGAGAAAGTGTAG
- a CDS encoding branched-chain amino acid ABC transporter permease — protein sequence MTNMIKTIQTNKVAQIILFFAYVLVTTAALAFSQKSVIAFLLLLLSLLLLYYMNLGNKMKWGIALLILVIVLPVSASQGPSYQAYMEVATMVGIYVCMALGLNIVVGLAGLLDLGFVAFFAVGAYTYGIFATAQANNFMPFGTYPLSGNSFWFFIIIGLFVAALFGVLLGIPVLRVKGDYLAIVTLGFGEIIRIVFNNLDKPVNITNGAMGLPSIQQPELFGITLSQPNQFYYIVLVMFIIVIYAVTRMEHTKLGRSWKAVRENEIAAQAMGIPLVKTKLTAFAIGASFSGMMGVVFAAKQMFVDPTSFTYLESTTILVMVILGGMGSVPGVILGAAVVTILNLQVLTELTGWLSQVTTIPDALSPAKMQRFIFGALLIIMTLYRPQGLIPAKNKKFNEKKLKESIAEKQ from the coding sequence ATGACTAACATGATTAAAACAATCCAAACAAATAAGGTTGCGCAAATCATTCTTTTCTTTGCCTATGTATTGGTTACGACAGCAGCCTTGGCCTTTTCGCAAAAATCAGTCATTGCGTTTTTGCTGCTACTATTATCTCTTCTACTTCTTTATTATATGAATCTGGGAAATAAAATGAAGTGGGGAATAGCCTTACTTATCTTAGTAATTGTGTTACCAGTTTCAGCAAGTCAAGGACCTTCCTATCAGGCTTATATGGAAGTAGCAACAATGGTAGGGATATATGTATGCATGGCTCTTGGGCTAAATATCGTTGTCGGTCTTGCAGGATTGCTTGATTTAGGATTTGTTGCCTTCTTTGCAGTAGGAGCATATACATATGGTATTTTTGCTACTGCGCAGGCGAATAATTTCATGCCTTTTGGTACCTATCCTTTGTCTGGAAATAGCTTTTGGTTTTTTATCATAATCGGGCTATTTGTAGCTGCTTTATTTGGCGTATTATTAGGAATCCCGGTTTTAAGGGTAAAAGGAGATTATTTAGCCATTGTAACCTTAGGGTTTGGGGAAATAATCCGAATTGTGTTTAATAATTTAGATAAACCAGTAAACATAACGAATGGTGCGATGGGGCTTCCTAGCATCCAGCAGCCAGAATTATTTGGAATCACCTTATCCCAGCCAAATCAATTCTATTATATTGTACTAGTTATGTTCATTATTGTTATTTATGCGGTTACTAGAATGGAGCATACGAAATTAGGGAGATCTTGGAAAGCGGTAAGAGAAAACGAGATTGCTGCACAAGCAATGGGAATTCCTCTTGTAAAAACCAAGTTAACGGCATTTGCTATTGGAGCTTCTTTTTCCGGAATGATGGGAGTTGTCTTTGCTGCTAAGCAGATGTTTGTTGATCCAACGAGCTTCACTTATTTAGAATCGACGACCATTCTCGTTATGGTAATTTTAGGAGGAATGGGAAGTGTACCTGGCGTTATTTTAGGTGCTGCAGTTGTTACGATTTTGAATTTACAGGTGTTAACAGAATTAACTGGTTGGTTAAGCCAAGTAACAACTATTCCAGATGCCTTGTCTCCAGCAAAAATGCAAAGATTCATCTTCGGTGCACTTTTAATTATTATGACCTTATATCGACCTCAAGGATTGATACCTGCTAAAAATAAGAAGTTTAATGAAAAGAAATTAAAAGAGAGCATAGCAGAAAAACAGTAA